The following are from one region of the Camelus dromedarius isolate mCamDro1 chromosome 16, mCamDro1.pat, whole genome shotgun sequence genome:
- the KLHL10 gene encoding kelch-like protein 10, giving the protein MEMESAAASTRFHQPHMERKMSAMTCEIFNELRLEGKLCDVVIKVNGFEFNAHKNILCSCSSYFRALFTSGWNNTEKKVYNIPGISPDMMKLIIEYAYTRTVPITPDNVEKLLAAADQFNIMGIVRGCCEFLKSELCLDNCIGICKFTDYYYCPELRQKAYMFILHNFEEMVKVSAEFLELSVTELKDIIEKDELNVKQEDAVFEAILKWISHDPQNRKQHISVLLPKVRLALMHAEYFMNNVKMNDYVKDSEECKPVIINALKAMYDLNMNGPSNSDFTNPLTRPRLPYAILFAIGGWSGGSPTNAIEAYDARADRWVNVTCEEESPRAYHGAAYLKGYVYIIGGFDSVDYFNSVKRFDPVKKTWHQVAPMHSRRCYVSVTVLSNFIYAMGGFDGYVRLNTAERYEPETNQWTLIAPMHEQRSDASATTLYGKVYICGGFNGNECLFTAEVYNTESNQWTVIAPMRSRRSGIGVIAYGEHVYAVGGFDGANRLRSAEAYSPVANTWRTIPTMFNPRSNFGIEVVDDLLFVVGGFNGFTTTFNVECYDEKTDEWYDAHDMSIYRSALSCCVVPGLANVGEYAARRDNFTGLALRDEVKYSASTSTLPV; this is encoded by the exons ATGGAGATGGAGAGCGCCGCGGCCTCCACACGTTTCCACCAGCCTCACATGGAAAGGAAGATGAGTGCGATGACTTGTGAGATATTCAACGAGCTTAGGCTGGAGGGCAAGCTCTGTGACGTGGTCATCAAGGTCAATGGCTTTGAGTTCAATGCCCACAAGAACATCCTCTGTAGCTGCAGTTCCTACTTTAG agcTTTGTTTACAAGTGGCTGGAACAACACTGAAAAGAAGGTATACAACATCCCTGGCATTTCCCCCGACATGATGAAGTTAATTATTGAATATGCGTACACCCGGACCGTCCCCATCACACCTGACAACGTGGAGAAGCTGCTGGCTGCTGCAGACCAATTTAACATCATGGGTATTGTCAGGGGTTGCTGTGAGTTCCTCAAGTCGGAGCTGTGTTTGGATAATTGTATCGGCATCTGCAAGTTCACAGACTACTACTACTGCCCTGAGCTGAGGCAGAAGGCCTACATGTTCATACTGCACAACTTTGAGGAGATGGTGAAGGTCTCAGCAGAGTTTTTAGAGCTCTCAGTCACTGAACTTAAGGATATCATTGAGAAAGATGAGCTCAACGTCAAACAAGAAGATGCTGTATTTGAGgccattttaaaatggatttctcATGACCCCCAAAATAGGAAGCAGCATATTTCAGTTTTGCTTCCCAAG GTTCGCCTGGCCCTAATGCATGCTGAATACTTCATGAACAATGTTAAGATGAATGACTATGTCAAAGACAGTGAGGAATGCAAACCAGTCATCATTAATGCCCTGAAGGCCATGTATGACCTAAACATGAACGGACCTTCAAATTCTGACTTCACCAACCCACTCACCAGGCCCCGCCTGCCCTACGCCATCCTATTTGCAATTGGTGGCTGGAGTGGTGGGAGCCCCACCAATGCCATTGAGGCATATGATGCTCGGGCAGACAGATGGGTGAATGTCACTTGTGAGGAAGAGAGTCCCCGTGCCTACCATGGGGCAGCCTATCTGAAAGGCTATGTTTATATCATTGGGGGGTTCGATAGCGTAGACTATTTCAATAGTGTTAAGCGTTTTGACCCAGTCAAGAAAACTTGGCACCAGGTGGCCCCGATGCACTCCAGACGTTGCTATGTCAGCGTGACAGTCCTCAGCAATTTTATTTACGCCATGGGAGGATTTGATGGCTACGTGCGTCTCAACACTGCTGAACGTTATGAGCCAGAGACCAATCAATGGACACTCATTGCTCCCATGCACGAACAGAGGAGTGATGCAAGTGCCACAACACTCTATGGAAAG GTCTACATATGTGGTGGGTTTAATGGAAATGAATGCCTGTTTACAGCAGAAGTGTACAACACTGAGAGTAATCAGTGGACAGTCATAGCACCCATGAGAAGCAGGAGGAGTGGAATAGGCGTAATTGCTTATGGAGAACACGTATATGCA GTAGGCGGCTTTGACGGAGCTAACCGACTTAGGAGTGCAGAAGCCTATAGCCCAGTGGCTAACACTTGGCGCACGATCCCCACTATGTTTAATCCTCGTAGCAATTTTGGCATCGAGGTGGTAGACGACCTCTTGTTTGTGGTGGGTGGCTTTAATGGCTTTACCACCACCTTTAACGTTGAGTGCTATGATGAAAAGACCGACGAGTGGTATGATGCTCATGACATGAGCATATACCGAAGTGCTCTAAGCTGCTGTGTGGTACCAGGGCTGGCCAACGTTGGGGAATACGCAGCTAGACGGGACAACTTCACAGGATTAGCACTGCGAGATGAAGTAAAGTACTCCGCTTCGACAAGTACCCTACCTGTATGA